One window of Ziziphus jujuba cultivar Dongzao chromosome 5, ASM3175591v1 genomic DNA carries:
- the LOC107409981 gene encoding eukaryotic translation initiation factor 4G isoform X1 gives MSVNQSRSDKNENTQYRKTTRSASSNQQRGFSGAYGKGSGAGVGGPAPSPSISSNRSLKKSNNNAQGGQSRANISSVHSSDSTNAAIPRGAQNGAHTQPQLQGESFIVRGSKKISKQVEPSSTQRSSRPVPKAPTSQSSSVSPDTAATNTPTKAPGDGTKAFPFQFGTISPGFVNVMQIPARTSSAPPNLDEQKRDQARHDSYRSAPPVPTPSVPKQQLPRKDPGGVDQLNTAEAHPVPKPKKDVQVSPAPSSQSQKPSGLPMTGISMPMPFHQPPVSVPFGGPNQQIQSQGVSASSLQMPMPMQLPMGSAPQVQQQVFVQALQPHPMQPQGIMHQVPSLGFTTQMGQLPPQLGNLGMAIPPQFAQQQGTKFGGHRKTLVKITHPETHQELRFDKLTDAYPGGGSSGPRPQVNASPQSQPFTRSPYTTPYNPSPIYLSTPNPPSLTSSAMQPNSQVPIFSNLVSQGTQKVTVMNPSAPNLPVSKSGTHMHGVLEAPNSEHARDAQNVIFSAPSGTTHVTIKPATGSIRENIPDSLPNSSPAVEKGESTKPSKSSVETSLAHPRRDPEVSTDSSLEQSKSVSESVSKPMATTTPAGAPAAVSVESSVSNSLSPASAAPAEESLPVVANSEPRRKETLSRSNSFNDNQKNCEKKGHGLHQVGGQSTSLSTLPCQPSEQGVSSGSGVPVPSVSCEDVPESTEESQSTIRAASYDASEANADSIAEGTASVSSEISSAGTALGTSSSVNFSRLEDSSLHDEQIKDTSVGAEEEQGEIRIPQQNINTSEVASEHKSSKSMELHEETRHESVPEETTSNVVLTLETAQGGMDEPGSRCTEQERIGADLCRSTSTVVDSKEVEGSYGDKSLSRSDSISSNEIAFPKSGRLDDQSAPAQASGGLNATSKHDGGNVENVGGGGVSAENTDAAGVPQLGSKDKPLIELNRSKSTVSKGKKKRREILQKADAAGTTSDLYMAYKGPEEKKEVLISSESTENISGNIDLKHLAADEPQEDPILSEKDAQGKVEPDDWEDAADISKPKLETSDNGEQVHGDMVHDDKYGTGNMAKKYSRDFLLKFADQFIDLPEGFEVKSDIADVLSNANISSPHLVERDSFSSPGRVFDRLGGAPRLERRGSGLIDDDKWSKQPGSFGSGHLRLDLAFGASAGLRPGQLVNYGVLRNPRGPIQYPGVLASPMQSVGSQGMQRNSVDADRWQRATHFHKGLIPSPQTPLQKMHKAEKKYEVGKVTDEEEAKQRQLKAILNKLTPQNFEKLFEQVKAVNIDNAETLTGVINQIFDKALMEPTFCEMYANFCHHLAGELPDFSEDNEKITFKRLLLNKCQEEFERGEREQEEANKADEEGEIKQSEEEREEKRIKARRRMLGNIRLIGELYKMRMLTERIMHECIKKLLGNYQNPDEEDVEALCKLMSTIGEMIDHPKAKEHMDAYFDRMKSLSNNMKLSSRVRFMLRDSIDLRKNKWQQRRKVEGPKKIEEVHRDAAQERQAQASRLARGPGPNSSVRRGPPMDYSQRGASMLSSPNSQMGSFRGLPAQVRGFGNQDVRFDERQSFEARTLSVPLTQRPVGDDSITLGPQGGLGRGMSVRGPPSLSTAPLAEITPSIGDSRRMTAGLNGYNSLSDRAAYSTRDDTRFMSDRFAGPSAYDLSSAQDRNINFGSRDLRNSERNFDRPHPSSPPTRGQGPVFAQNIPSEKVWPEDRLRDMSVAAIKEFYSARDEKEVALCVKDLNSPSFHPTMISLWVTHSFERKDVDRDLLAKLLVNLTKSQDGILSPIQLVKGFESVLTTLEDAVNDAPKAPEFLARIFARVIVENVVSLDEIGQLIYEGGEEPGSLRESGLAADVLGNTLDIIKKEEGENVLNEIRTSCNLRLETFRPPDPIRSKILETFI, from the exons ATGTCCGTCAATCAATCGAGGTCGGATAAGAACGAGAACACCCAGTATCGAAAAACAACGCGATCCGCGAGCTCCAATCAACAGCGGGGCTTCTCAGGAGCTTACGGTAAGGGCAGCGGCGCCGGCGTCGGTGGGCCCGCCCCTTCACCGTCCATTTCATCTAACCGCAG TCTTAAGAAGTCTAATAACAATGCACAAGGAGGGCAATCGAGGGCTAATATTTCCAGTGTACATTCTTCGGATTCTACTAATGCTGCTATACCGCGTGGGGCACAAAACGGTGCTCACACACAGCCCCAATTGCAAG GAGAATCCTTTATTGTTCGGGGATCCAAGAAGA TTTCCAAGCAAGTGGAGCCATCGTCCACTCAAAGAAGCTCCCGACCTGTTCCGAAAGCTCCAACTTCTCAGTCTTCCTCCGTGAGTCCTGACACTGCAGCAACGAACACCCCCACAAAGG CCCCAGGAGATGGAACCAAAGCATTCCCATTTCAGTTTGGGACAATAAGTCCTGGTTTTGTGAATGTGATGCAG attCCTGCTCGAACTAGCTCTGCTCCCCCAAATCTGGATGAGCAGAAACGTGATCAG GCACGTCATGATTCTTATAGATCTGCTCCTCCAGTGCCAACGCCATCTGTTCCTAAGCAGCAGCTACCGAGGAAGGATCCAGGTGGTGTTGATCAGCTCAACACTGCTGAGGCACATCCAGTGCCGAAGCCTAAAAAGGATGTGCAAGTCTCACCTGCACCTTCTAGCCAAAGTCAGAAACCTTCTGGTCTTCCGATGACTGGAATTTCTATGCCAATGCCATTCCACCAGCCACCAGTTTCTGTCCCGTTTGGTGGCCCTAATCAACAGATTCAGTCCCAGGGTGTGTCAGCTTCTTCACTTCAAATGCCAATGCCTATGCAATTACCAATGGGAAGTGCTCCTCAAGTGCAGCAACAAGTGTTTGTTCAAGCACTCCAACCGCATCCAATGCAGCCGCAGGGAATCATGCATCAGGTTCCAAGCCTGGGTTTCACAACTCAAATGGGTCAGCTGCCTCCACAATTGGGTAACTTGGGGATGGCCATCCCCCCCCAATTCGCCCAACAACAGGGAACAAAGTTTGGTGGTCATCGTAAAACTCTTGTCAAGATTACTCATCCAGAGACACATCAGGAGTTGAGGTTTGACAAACTGACAGATGCATATCCAGGTGGTGGATCGTCAGGCCCGAGGCCTCAAGTTAATGCTTCTCCCCAATCCCAGCCATTTACGCGGTCGCCTTATACTACTCCTTATAATCCTAGTCCGATATATTTATCAACCCCTAATCCACCTTCTTTAACAAGTAGTGCAATGCAGCCCAATTCTCAGGTACCGATATTTAGTAATCTTGTCAGCCAGGGTACCCAGAAAGTGACAGTCATGAATCCATCAGCTCCTAATCTCCCTGTTAGTAAGAGTGGGACCCACATGCATGGGGTTTTGGAAGCGCCTAACTCAGAACATGCACGTGATGCACAGAATGTAATTTTTTCTGCACCATCAGGAACTACACATGTGACCATTAAACCGGCAACTGGCTCTATTAGAGAAAATATTCCAGATTCATTGCCAAATAGCTCACCTGCTGTTGAAAAAGGTGAATCCACCAAGCCTTCAAAGTCATCTGTGGAAACTAGCTTAGCCCATCCTCGAAGGGATCCTGAGGTATCTACAGATAGCTCTTTAGAGCAATCAAAATCTGTCAGTGAATCGGTATCCAAGCCAATGGCAACTACTACACCTGCAGGTGCACCTGCTGCTGTTTCTGTTGAAAGCAGTGTTTCTAATTCTTTGTCCCCTGCTTCAGCTGCTCCAGCTGAGGAGTCTCTACCAGTGGTGGCTAATTCTGAACCCAGAAGAAAGGAAACCCTTAGTAGGTCCAACTCATTTAATGATAACCAGAAAAATTGCGAAAAGAAAGGTCATGGTCTGCATCAG GTTGGTGGGCAATCTACTTCTTTGTCAACTTTACCATGTCAGCCTTCAGAACAAGGTGTATCCTCTGGCAGTGGTGTTCCAGTTCCTTCGGTGAGTTGTGAAGATGTTCCAGAATCCACTGAGGAATCGCAGTCAACCATCAGGGCTGCCAGTTATGATGCTTCTGAGGCCAATGCTGACAGTATTGCAGAAGGCACTGCATCTGTTTCATCAGAAATTTCTAGCGCAGGGACTGCACTCGGTACTTCTAGCTCTGTTAATTTTAGCAGGCTTGAGGATTCTTCTCTGCATGATGAACAAATCAAAGACACCTCTGTTGGAGCAGAAGAAGAACAAGGGGAAATAAGAATTCCCcaacaaaatattaatacttCTGAAGTTGCTTCAGAGCACAAGTCCTCAAAATCAATGGAGCTGCATGAAGAAACTAGGCATGAATCTGTTCCAGAGGAAACAACTAGTAATGTTGTTTTGACATTGGAAACTGCACAGGGAGGAATGGATGAACCAGGGAGCCGTTGCACAGAACAAGAGAGAATTGGTGCTGATTTATGTAGGTCTACATCTACAGTAGTGGATTCAAAGGAAGTAGAAGGTTCTTATGGGGACAAGTCCTTGAGCAGAAGTGATAGCATAAGTAGTAATGAAATTGCTTTTCCAAAATCTGGAAGATTAGATGACCAGTCTGCTCCAGCTCAAGCATCTGGAGGTTTGAATGCAACCTCAAAACATGATGGTGGTAATGTAGAGAATGTTGGTGGTGGTGGGGTAAGTGCAGAAAACACTGATGCAGCTGGGGTTCCACAGTTGGGTTCCAAAGACAAACCCCTTATAGAACTGAATAGGTCAAAAAGTACTGTTTCCAAGGGGAAGAAGAAACGAAGAGAAATTCTTCAGAAGGCGGATGCTGCTGGAACAACATCTGATCTCTATATGGCATATAAGGGTcctgaagaaaagaaagaagtgcTTATTTCTTCTGAAAGCACTGAAAACATTTCTGGTAACATAGATCTTAAGCATTTAGCTGCTGATGAACCTCAGGAAGATCCCATATTAAGTGAGAAAGATGCTCAGGGTAAAGTTGAGCCAGATGATTGGGAAGATGCTGCTGACATCTCTAAACCGAAATTGGAAACCTCAGATAATGGAGAACAGGTCCATGGGGATATGGTGCACGATGACAAATATGGAACGGGAAATATGGCAAAAAAGTATTCTAGAGATTTTCTTCTGAAATTTGCAGACCAATTTATTGATCTTCCAGAGGGTTTTGAAGTTAAGTCTGATATAGCTGATGTGTTGAGTAATGCTAACATCAGTTCCCCTCATCTTGTTGAACGGGATTCATTCTCCAGTCCAGGTAGAGTTTTTGATAGATTAGGAGGGGCACCTCGACTAGAACGACGTGGTAGTGGATTGATTGATGATGACAAATGGAGTAAACAGCCTGGATCTTTTGGTTCAGGACATTTGCGTCTGGATCTTGCTTTTGGAGCTAGTGCAGGCCTTCGACCTGGCCAACTGGTAAATTATGGTGTTCTGAGGAATCCACGTGGACCTATTCAATATCCTGGAGTTTTAGCCAGTCCTATGCAGTCAGTCGGTTCACAGGGAATGCAAAGAAATAGTGTTGATGCTGACAGGTGGCAGCGAGCCACTCATTTTCATAAGGGTTTAATTCCTTCTCCACAAACTCCTTTACAGAAGATGCACAAAGCTGAGAAGAAGTATGAAGTGGGTAAAGTAACAGATGAAGAAGAGGCTAAACAAAGGCAACTAAAGGCAATATTAAACAAACTCACTCCACAGAACTTTGAAAAACTGTTTGAGCAAGTAAAAGCTGTTAACATTGATAATGCTGAGACACTCACTGGTGTCATCAATCAGATCTTTGACAAAGCTCTGATGGAGCCTACTTTCTGTGAGATGTATGCTAACTTCTGTCATCATCTTGCTGGAGAGTTGCCTGATTTTAGTGAAGACAATGAAAAGATAACATTTAAGAGGTTGCTTCTAAACAAGTGCCAGGAGGAATTTGAAAGAGGAGAAAGAGAGCAAGAAGAAGCCAACAAGGCTGATGAAGAGGGTGAGATAAAACAGtctgaagaagaaagagaagagaagagaattaAGGCACGGAGAAGAATGCTTGGTAACATTAGATTAATTGGAGAGTTGTACAAGATGAGAATGTTGACTGAGAGAATAATGCATGAGTGCATTAAAAAATTGTTAGGAAATTACCAAAATCCTGATGAAGAAGATGTTGAAGCTTTATGTAAACTAATGAGCACAATTGGAGAGATGATTGACCATCCAAAAGCTAAAGAGCATATGGATGCATATTTTGATAGGATGAAAAGCTTATCAAACAATATGAAACTATCTTCTAGGGTTAGGTTCATGTTGAGGGATTCAATTGATCTCAGAAAGAACAAATGGCAGCAGAGGAGGAAAGTTGAAGGGCCGAAGAAGATTGAGGAAGTGCATAGAGATGCTGCTCAAGAACGACAGGCACAAGCAAGTAGGCTGGCCCGTGGTCCAGGTCCCAATTCATCAGTAAGAAGGGGGCCTCCTATGGATTATAGTCAAAGAGGGGCGTCCATGTTATCTTCCCCCAATTCACAGATGGGCAGTTTCCGTGGATTGCCTGCACAGGTTCGTGGTTTTGGCAATCAAGATGTTAGATTTGATGAAAGACAGTCTTTTGAGGCCAGGACCCTTTCAGTTCCCTTGACTCAAAGACCTGTTGGTGATGATTCAATTACTCTGGGGCCCCAAGGTGGTCTTGGCAGAGGAATGTCTGTTAGAGGGCCACCTTCTTTGTCAACAGCTCCTTTAGCTGAGATTACTCCCAGCATTGGAGACTCTAGGAGAATGACAGCGGGTTTAAATGGATACAATTCTTTATCAGACCGAGCAGCTTACAGCACAAGGGATGATACAAGATTTATGTCAGATAGATTTGCAGGTCCATCTGCTTATGATCTATCAAGTGCACAAGACCGGAATATAAATTTTGGCAGTAGAGACCTAAGGAATTCAGAACGCAATTTTGATAGGCCTCATCCAAGTTCACCTCCCACACGTGGACAGGGACCCGTTTTTGCACAAAATATTCCCTCAGAGAAGGTGTGGCCAGAAGATCGATTGCGAGATATGTCTGTTGCTGCTATTAAAGAATTCTACAG TGCTAGGGATGAAAAAGAAGTTGCTTTATGCGTTAAAGATTTGAATTCCCCAAGTTTCCACCCAACGATGATATCTCTATGGGTTACACATTCTTTTGAGCGTAAGGACGTGGATAGAGATCTTTTGGCTAAGCTTCTTGTCAATCTTACAAAGTCTCAAGATGGCATTTTGAGTCCAATTCAGCTTGTCAAAGG GTTTGAATCTGTTCTCACAACTCTAGAAGATGCCGTCAATGATGCCCCCAAAGCACCCGAGTTTCTTGCCCGTATCTTTGCAAGAGTGATCGTAGAAAATGTTGTTTCTTTGGATGAGATTGGGCAGTTAATATATGAAGGTGGAGAGGAGCCAGGTAGTCTTCGAGAGAGTGGGCTTGCAGCTGATGTCCTGGGAAATACCTTGGACATTATCAAAAAAGAGGAAGGAGAAAATGTGTTGAATGAGATTCGTACAAGCTGTAATTTGCGGTTAGAGACATTTCGTCCTCCAGATCCCATTAGATCAAAGATATTAGAGACATTCATTTAA